ATATTCTCAAAATACGGGCTGTTACGTCTTTTCTTAGCTATTTCTGTTctgtacccagccagatgggcggggtataaataataaataatcctcctcctcctctttcaccATCTATGCAAACGTTCGTTCTCTGCCTTTTATTACCTGTCCAGTCTCCTTGACTGGCTCGCTTTCCTTCCACATCCATGTCCACTGAGCTTTCTCCATTCCCAGCCCTCACTAGCCATTTGGGAATCTTGTATTGCAGGGATGTtcaaccagtagatcgcgatctaccagtagatccccgGCTGCTCCTGGTAGATTGTGGGATCTTTATCATGCCCAAAAAGATATGGTGAGGAAGCTAAAAAAACTCTTTGCAATCCTCcccttaaaaagctcaacaactctgggcaatccatcCACCCTACGCAtgcacgctcctcctccctccaatgacaatgggtagatcactgccagtttttttttatactgggagtagatcacagtctcttgggagttggatatgCCTGTTGTATTGTAAGTCATGGGGGGCGGGGATAGTAGCTAGCTtgttgcttgtttgctttttttcttgtCAGTGTGATGCTGGAACTTTCATCCTTGTTCATTTTAAATTCTAACGCACCAGAGTTGCTTGGCATTTGAGAAATGCATATGGCGGAGACTGTGAAGCTTGGTGGTGAAGCCTTTAGGGGTGCTTCATGAAGTCATGGTGCAGGATCTGGTCCTTGCTTAGGTCTCATTTTCAGTGAAATGGAAAATGTGTTTGATACCAGAGGAGTATGCAAGACTAAGGCTTGTGGCTGCAACCATGAGCTGTGGGGTTCTTGCTGCATCTGAACTAGGCCTAGATGGTGGGAAGAAAGACTCCACCCCAGTTTTTTTGtgtggaaggaatttatttgtaTGGAAGAGCATTTAATGGAGGTGAAAGCCTAAAAGGAGAATAGTCAGGACTTCCACAAAGGAGGAAAGTTATCTTTAAATGATGATGTGTACTGTATCATATATTTCAAACTGTGATAAGCCAGCCCTGACACATTTGGAGGCTCTCTGGCtcactctgctggatgaagtccTGAACATCTGCCCTAAAGTCCTGCCCTGACAGCCCTGCTGCTTGCATGTATGTAACAGCCACAGAGTCAGGGTTGCAACAAGCTGTTAACAGTGGCAACAGGACAAAATGGATTTAAGGAAACAGTCTGTGATCTTAAGTATCTCTACTTGGATGTCCAGTCGGTGCCAATGGTTGTTCTGTGATTGCAGCATTACTTGAAAGCAAGCTCTTTAGTAGTTGTACAGATTATTGAAGGGCAGCTGCTCATCCCAGTTCTGCTCACCTGCTCCAtttccttctgcttgcttctgccAACTTTCTTCATCCACTGCTATACCACGATAACTAGCCACATTGATGCCTCCTCTATTTTGAACAGACTTTTAGCCTATTGTGGGTAGAAAACACTTGCAGTTGCCAAGTGTTGAATTATGTGCTCACGAAGCCCTCTGGgactaaggaaggaaggaatatggtCATGATTGCATCCATGTCCTTGCTCTTCTAAGAGACCAAAGGAGATTGCAGGTGCCCAAGTTTGTGCAGTTACTGAGAGATCTTGAACTTGATATGAGCTGTGTCCACTGTTAAGACATTGCATCACAGTCACAATGCATTGTTTTCAGGTAGGGTAACAAAGTGGGGTCATGTGACAAGGGTGTGTCATTCCAAGCCTGCTCAGAGGGCGGTAAGATCCACTAGATTCCAAGGGAGCATGTCAGCAGTTTAGCTTCAAAAGACCTCCATTGGAAGTCgttcccaattattattattattgctcagcTGTTATTACACTCACCTTGCCTGTGACATGCTTTACGGCAAAATTCTCCTATGTTTATTTGGCAGCAATCCCCAATTTGTTCCTTAGTGTTCACTCTGTGATATGTGTGTTTAAGGATTGTAACCTAAATGTGATAACTTGCacctttattttgtttgtttcttaaaacCCATTggtctcttttctttccctttcagcAAGATGTTGCCTACCACGTCTCTTAATTCCCTAGACCATGACAACGGCTCTTTAAACTCTAGGGAGGCAGCCAGGCACACAGCAGGGTTCAAGCGCTACAAATACTTGAGGAGACTCCTTCACTTTCGGCATATGGACTTTGAGTTTGCTCTGTGGCAGATGCTGTATCTATTCACTTCACCACAGAAAGTGTACAGGAACTTCCATTACAGGAAACAAACGAAAGACCAGTGGGCAAGAGATGACCCAGCTTTCCTTGTATTGCTGAGTATCTGGCTCTGCGGTGAGTGCCTGAGAAATTTATTGAATACCGTACAAGGAATAGTTGACCAGAGCTGGGCTTGCTCCAGAAAAATACATCATTTGTACTGCTGTAGCTTTTTCTGTGTAAAACCCATGCTTATATGATTTCATTCAGTGGGGAACATGTGTTCCTACACATTCCCTCTTGCGCCTCATCCATGAAAACAATAAGCAGTGAATAAACTATTGTTGCAATATCTGCCGCATCCACACTGATAAAGATTCCCTCACATTTTGGCTTCAGTTACTTCATCCTCCAGTCCACAGCAAATCTGTTCTGTGCATTGCATGGTATTAAAATTCTCAGTTCTGTGATCCCTGGCATGTGACAAAGAATGACAAGCcctaagtcaggcataggcagactcggccctccagatgttttgggactacaactcgcatcatccctgaccactggttctgttagctaggaatgatgggagttgtagttccaaaacatctggagggccgagtttgcctatgcctgccctaagtgATAAAAATTATGAGACAGGCAGAAATTCTGCCATCTAAGAACTTACATTGTGGATTTGTTTATTTCTGCACTGTGCAACAATGCGTGATTGGCTTTTTTATGAACAGAAAGGTTTAACTTTATTTGTATTGATGTCCCACATCCTACACAAACATGTGCCATGGATCACATAGTTGCCCGTTTCTTGCTTTATTTGTGTAAATGTAGTGAACTCAGCCCACACATTTTACTCTTGCAAATTCTAGTTGTAGCCATATATTCAACAATTTTACGCTGTAAGccttaaaacagcacagcactaaaCATGCTACAAGTACTGTTCCAGTAAAATTAAGTGAAAGAAAATCTAAGAGCAAATGGGTATTGTTTCAACCTACTTGCATGTCAAGAGTTAATCCTCTGTCTCTGCTGTTCGTCTTCCTCCTTCAGTATCCACTATAGGATTCGGCTTTGTGTTGGGCTTGGGTTTTGTTGAAATGATAAAGCTGCTGCTCTGGGTCATCTTTATAGACTGCGTAGGAGTTGGCCTTCTAATTGCAACTTTCATGTGGTAAGTCTTTAAAACAACCCAAGTAGAGTTGGATGTGTTTTTTTGACATGTTTAAATCTTGCTGTATAGAATATGATTGCTGGAACCTTCAGCCACAGTCCTAAGCTTGTCTACTTGTAAGAAAGAAGGGTTTAAGTAGACACGTTTCTCATCTCTGGGCTAGATGTGTAGTGCTGTTCCAGCAGAAGGTTTCAGTTCAAAATCTGGCAAAAAGAAAATACTCAATGTATAAGTAATGCTGGGCTGTTATGTACTTAAATATCAGGGTATGTCTCTGAAGGTAGCCGTGGAGATGAAAAACTACTCACTGCAGCTGTTACATTGGCTGCCATGTTAATCAACATTTTCATCTTTAAAATATTTGTGCATTGcagtgagagagaaaatgtgcAAGGGGCTAGGACTACAGAATTACAAGGACAGTACATTCAGAGTTAGTATATACCAGGCCATATTGCATTGGTTATAGGATAGGGGAAGAacctttcccctcttgccctgGTTCCGCAGTCATTTTACTGACATGTACATTTGTTTAGCTGGCTTCTAGGGAATCAAAAACATTTCCTATGTTGTAGTTTTTTCAGTAATCCTTACCAGAGCCCTGTAAGTCCATAAATGCATTTGTGTTCTTCAGAATATGACAAATGGAAAATAACAAGGATTAATTTTTCTAGGCTGCAATTTTGCCAAAAAGTTGAAACTGTCAAAGTTTGCATACTATTTTTTAACATGTCTGTTccaaattctctctccccccccctcaaggtTTATCTCCAATAAGTACTTGACAAAGCACCCGAACAGAGACTGTGATGTAGAGTGGGGATATGCCTTTGATGTTCATCTGAATGCTTTTTATCCACTTCTCGTCATCTTACATTTCATACAGCTGTTCTTCATCCATTGTAAGTAAACCTTCCCTTTCCTGACTTGAAGCATTTTTTGCCTTCTCTTGCTTTGTGCTGACACTGTAATTCACCTGGAGGATCCTGGGGGGCACCACACCCTATAGCAATGGTGGATCCTGCAGGATCAGAGAGGCAAAATCTTGCAATTTTCTTCTTCTGGAGGAGGCACTCCCTACCTTCGAGACCAAGAGGTTGTCCATGGGCTGGGCTGTTCCTGaccagttgctgcctcttgtttctttttaagagaggtatttttttccccatttctgttttctccctccctttccttcccctgtttCCTGGCCTAGTGGGGGGTGGTATTCACAAGCTGAGTTGGGGGGGGGCTCTACTCAGAGGCTGCTCCCTACCAACTCAGTGGGAAAGCCGTCTCTCAGAGCTGCTTCAGTCTAGCCTGGTGGCAGTTGGTGGTGGCTGGTTGTTTTTCTGCCCCTTCTTTTTTGACAGTGAGAGTTTGCAAACCTGGCATTACTTCATGTCACGGTTTAGTACCACAACCAGACTTTTTTTTTCCCCTGAGGAGTCTTCCGGATTGGGTTCCCTCACAGCCATGCTCAGTGCTGGTCTGGGAGGAGTGGGGAGACGGCCACATGGTGTTTCTGCTGAAGCAGTTGCTCTTTGACCTGACCCTTGGTGTGTTCAGTTGCCTCCTCTTGAGGGCAGGCAAATGCTTAGGCCCTGCTTATGTGAGTTTGGAGGTGGCTTCAGGCAAGGTTAGCCTGTCAAAGGACTTGGCCAGCAGCTGGACCTTCTCTAAAGTGTGCCATAGCAGCATTTCCACAGTGAGCTCCAGCCTGTTTCTGTATCCTGCTGGAGGCAACACCCCAATGGTACACAGCACCCTTTTTGGGACCTTCAGTGAGCAGAAGTTCACTAGGTTAAGAAACTTCCATTTTCTCTCTTGCAGACGTAATTTTATTGAATTCATTTATTGGCTATTTCGTTGGGAATACTTTCTGGCTGACTGCAATTGGTTATTACATCTACGTGACATTTCTAGGGTACAGTGGTAAGTATCAAAACCTTTGCAACCTAGTTAGCAACAAGAATAGTGCCTTCTTCCCAGTCCTTTTTTGCTAAATCCCTGTTTCACTATGAGTAAACTTTATGATAAGCATCAGGGGAGGGCTCACTCTGACAGCAACTCTACAAGCTTTGCACAGCATCGTTACTTGAAATGCTGTGTAATATGTAGTGGCTTTAACTGACCTGCCACATTACTCTACATCCCTTTGTGAAAGTACTGCGCTTGCAAATGTGGAGCTAACAGAAGCTATACTGGCTTGCAGCTATGCATGCTTTTGTCCCTGTGGGTGAGAATGTGccttctgtgtttgtttgttttgtgtgtgtgtgtgtgtttttttggaggggggagggtttCCCCCTTAGGGGATTTCTTTAGTATTTTTTGCATTCTGCAAACCTGCCTTTCTCTACCCTGTTTTTCATGTGCATGGTGCAGAACCCATACGGGGAGAGCGAGTTTGCTATTGCTGCCTAGGATAGAGTTGGCAGTATCAGTTGGGCAACAGGCAGTGAAATTCTGGACTTTCATTCAATTTCAAACATGGATTTGTGATGCAGCATGGTTGGGGTGTAGTTGCTGTTGCTCAAGAAACAAGGTCAAAATGCCACAGGGCCAGTTGTGCAATCCTTTGGGTTATATATTTATGAACAAGCCAGATTCCAAAGAGATGAAGTTTAAGAATGGCGGGAGGACATGTGGCTGTGCCTTAtatcttaaggttaccagatttttttccatgaatccggggacactttaaataaaataaatactacacgtttgggacgttgatgctgcagcaatggtggtggcagaggggcggccaccgccttgacctcaaccaccatgtttccccttcctctgaggcttctatctcctttctccatgagcctgggtgGTAACGAGGCTCGGGCAGCGCAATGCCTCctttcccatcggagcagccccaataccattcctgcttgcacgcaagtgcTGATAGGCAGcttgaagcctcccttcacagctgagagatccccacccctctcctgcttgcacgcaagtagtagttgggaggctgctccaataggcagcatgaagcctcccttcacagcttagttgcaggggtcagggaaggtggaggcagcccggaagctgcatcttagagcccctgcaccaccatcatatggggacttccgagcagctcctgaagccagccagagccaactgctccgggctcctgagactgctgctgctacGTTTCCCAGGGAAATCTGGGGACGTTCCCGGGATGGAAtgtgtccggggacttattcgcaaatccagggactgtccctgggcaatggggacatctggtagcCTTATTATATCTTGCAGGACTACAGCTCTTTTCATCCTCTGCCTATGCTGcctggggatgctgggagttaATAATTCAATGACATCAGGGAAGGCCACATCTTAGCCACCTGATTcaagtttttcttttctgtaaagGATGGGAGAGGCATGCGTTTACTAGAAACAGTAGTTATTTTAGGCATGAATTTTTTGTTGAGGACTGTCAATATTAAGATGATTGTGATGTTCCTTGCCATTGGCACCTTCAGAAAATTGCATGCTTTCTCACTTTTGAAACTCTCTCCTACTTTCAGCTTTGCCGTTCCTGAAGAACACAGTCATCCTTCTCTACCCGTTTGCACTTCTCATCCTGCTCTATGTGGTTTCATTAGCGATGGGATGGAATTTCACAAAAATGCTTTGTGTTTTCTATACGTACAGAGTGAAATAAACTGCAGCCTTTATAATGGATTGCTTGTTCTTGCCTCTTGTACTACTGTCAGCAAAGGTGAGATGCTGCTGTAAATTACTGTAAATAACTTATTCTTCACTGTAGATCAGTGTGTACaaagttttggtttttaaaaaatgtatttacaaCTGCAGACTTATAGTGATTCTGTATTCTCTTGCAGTCCCTTCCTAATGGAAAAGTTGTACATTactgtaataaatattttttaagaacAACTGTGTGCAACATTGAAAAGGCATTGACTTTGctatttgtaaacagctttgtatTACAAAGCACAGTTTCCTACAGTACTTCTGCTAGCTGAACAATTTCCTGCTTGCACAATTGAACTTCCCCTCTCTCCTGAAAACATATATAAGCAGTCATGGAAAGTGAGGGAGGTAGTTCCTTGTGCTAGTGGAAGTACTTTCTTTGGCTACTGTTCTAtccctttacctgggagtaaacccaatTGGATTCAGTAGGCTTTCTTCTGTGTAGACGGCAAAGTAATAAACAGTTttcaaagtacagtcgtaccttggaagttgaacggaatccattccagaattccatttaacttccaaaacgttcagaaaccaaagcgtggcttccgattggctgcactcaagtggaagccacgtcggacgttcggcttccgaaaaatgttcacaaactggaacacttaattccgggtttgtggtgttcgggagccgatttgttcaggagccaaattgtttgagtaccaaggtaccattgtacctgcAGTTGGACAGAATTTGGGCTTCAGGCCACATGTTACCCACCCCTGGTATGCACCTTTCTAAAGTAGTCTTGGAAAAAGAGGGTTTAGAGAGAACCCAAATGGTAAAGTGGTATATCAAAAAAAGCTCCGATCCGAAAGCTGTTCTGTACAGAGTTCCTTATTTTCACTAGGTTAAGAATTCAATAACgctttttcaaaatatttatttcaaatattacATGGGCAGCTGTGGCACATAGAACATTGATGAAAGGCACGGTTAACATGACCCAGTTAGGTTTTCAAATATAGCAGCAAGATTAACAAAACCAAAACCTAGctcaaaaaaataaattgtaCTGCAAGTACTGTCAATGGTTAATGGAAACATGGCTGGCTGTAgggccaaagttgcaggttccaCGAGCACAGAAACAGAAATTGGCAACCACACAGCGGACTGGGAATAAGGAGTTGGGGCATCATTTCTCCTTTGGTAAACTAATTACTACTGACATCATTCACTTACCAAAATTGTAATCATTCCTAGCAAAGTCTAATAAAAGCAAGAAATCAAACCTGCTGGCTGTCATCCTAATCAGCTATTTTTAAGGCTTATAAACATTCACAATAGTATATTAAAACCTTAGCAAATAGCTACACCGTAATACAAGTGACGCACAAATCTGATCTTCCGGGAATGTGACTGAATTTGAAAGGCTTTGTAGAATGGCCAGGGATATAAAGAAATTTTGGATTAAGTTAACTTACATTTGCAgggcagggtttttttcttttcttatttccaaTGAGTAAGGGGAGACTTTTGGTGGTGGTTTTGCCACACGATCTCTGTATTACGCCCCCTGCTTTTGGCTGATTCgtgttctctctcccacccacccaccccagaatcAACATGTTCAATATACTGTGGAAGATTAGGTTGCATTTGCTGGGGAGCGGGCGGGTAAGCCCAGTTGGACTGCTAGGTAAAAGGAGGAAAACAACACTTTGGTTTCTCGGCAATAATAGGATCATTTGGCGGACAAAAATCAGGGGCATTAGAAGGGTAGTTGCCACAAACGGAATAAACTTAGAAGGGGGGTGTTGATTGATGGACTCTGTAGCAAAAGATCAAACAACCGCTTAATTCATACCCAACTCTTGACACATTTTTACAAACCTTGTAGGCGTACAAGCTTGGGAGCAATACTGCCAACCTTTAACGAGGAGCTGTAGCCCCCATGCTTTGCTATGCTAAGTGGAAGACCAGGGCTGTTACAAAGCTTGTTCAGAGCAAATCAAATTGGAGATACAGGTCTGCATATTATCCCCCATGCAAAACACATACAAAGTTGGCTTTGAAATTTGTCCCACGGACTTGGAATTTCTCCTACACGCCCCCTACCTTCGAGTAGGCCAGTGGTGTTACCAAATCATCAAGCACTGGTTCAAAATGCATAAATACTTGCTCCTGTAATTGTTGTGCGAACCCTGGTTTCAATGCAAGTTTGGCACCACAGACAGCATTCGACCTTTCCCAATGACAATTGTAAATACTTAGCATTTATGTAGCACTTTGGGTTTTTAAGTGCCTTGAACTGCCTCATAAATCTTTAGAACCACCCTGCAGTCTCATTATGCCTGTATTTCAGATGTGGAGCTAAGACAGAAATTGTGGCTTACCTAAGGCCAGCCAGTGATCTCATGGAAGGTAATGTTTGAAGATAGGCTCTCGGCCACTATGCTACACaagctctctttttttattttttaactatttttattagaTGCCCAATAACAGTCATTCTTTGGGCAACACACAAAGTAGTAAAACAAGATAAAATCTTAAGCGCATACTTATCTTCCCAGCCAAATGGAGAAGGAAAGAGTCTCATCAAACCTAGTCTATAAATATAGGACAGATTCaaccaagaaaaaaatatttttggagggggacTTCTATTGTGGAAACATCTTGAACAATTTGTAAgttgattttaaaatgtatattattatgacactttttagaaaaaaatctcATGAGGGGGAAGGTGGGCAGACACCTTTTCGCAGACACCTATTCGCATAAATTTTACAAATCATTTTCACCCTTGAGAGAAGGCAGACAGT
The sequence above is a segment of the Podarcis muralis chromosome 4, rPodMur119.hap1.1, whole genome shotgun sequence genome. Coding sequences within it:
- the UNC50 gene encoding protein unc-50 homolog, translating into MLPTTSLNSLDHDNGSLNSREAARHTAGFKRYKYLRRLLHFRHMDFEFALWQMLYLFTSPQKVYRNFHYRKQTKDQWARDDPAFLVLLSIWLCVSTIGFGFVLGLGFVEMIKLLLWVIFIDCVGVGLLIATFMWFISNKYLTKHPNRDCDVEWGYAFDVHLNAFYPLLVILHFIQLFFIHYVILLNSFIGYFVGNTFWLTAIGYYIYVTFLGYSALPFLKNTVILLYPFALLILLYVVSLAMGWNFTKMLCVFYTYRVK